One region of Cucurbita pepo subsp. pepo cultivar mu-cu-16 chromosome LG03, ASM280686v2, whole genome shotgun sequence genomic DNA includes:
- the LOC111790719 gene encoding probable serine/threonine-protein kinase PBL19, protein MKCFFYFRNKNRSRHQTSAPELKEQQESDFSGCSRTAASLSSLTSPRSVPELYEEKAHNLRVFSFTELRQATHDFNRLLKIGQGGFGSVFKGSIKPVDGKGEPLVVAIKQLSKDGLQGHKQWLAEVQFLSIVEHPNLVKLIGYCAVDGERGIQRLLVYEYMPNRSLEDHLFNKALPALAWRTRLQIVLGAAQGLAYLHEGLEIQIIYRDLKSSNVLLDENFHPKLSDFGLAREGPEIGRTHVSTAVMGTNGYAAPDYIKTGHLTAKSDVWSLGVVLYEILTGRRSLERHRSRPEQKLVEWVKHFNPDSNRFSLIIDPRLENQYPINAARKVAKLADTCLAKNAKDRPSMAEVVNRLKLIIKAEDDNEPYAKSPDSVNDESDMEREPEKMEAPMSWRRRMSHLQKLGEHVEGASRRRFMIMQRAKVP, encoded by the exons ATGAAGTGCTTCTTCTACTTCAGAAACAAGAACAGGAGTAGGCATCAAACATCGGCGCCTGAATTGAAAGAGCAGCAAGAATCCGACTTTTCGGGGTGTAGTCGGACAGCTGCTTCTTTGAGCTCCCTGACTTCTCCCCGGAGTGTACCTGAATTGTATGAAGAGAAAGCACATAATTTGAGAGTTTTCTCATTTACAGAGCTCAGACAGGCAACACATGACTTTAACAGGCTTCTTAAGATCGGGCAAGGGGGGTTTGGGAGTGTCTTCAAAGGCTCAATTAAGCCTGTTGATGGGAAGGGAGAACCCCTCGTTGTTGCTATCAAGCAACTGAGCAAGGATGGCTTACAG GGCCACAAGCAATGGCTGGCTGAAGTTCAATTTCTTAGTATTGTGGAGCATCCAAATCTTGTCAAACTCATAGGATACTGTGCTGTGGATGGAGAAAGAGGAATTCAAAGACTTCTTGTTTATGAGTACATGCCGAACAGAAGCTTGGAAGATCATCTCTTCAACAAGGCGCTACCCGCGCTCGCTTGGAGAACAAGATTGCAGATAGTACTTGGTGCAGCTCAGGGATTGGCTTACCTGCATGAAGGATTGGAAATTCAG ATAATATACAGAGATTTGAAGAGCTCAAATGTGTTACTAGATGAGAACTTTCATCCAAAACTTTCAGATTTCGGGCTTGCCAGGGAAGGGCCAGAAATTGGGCGTACTCATGTTTCGACAGCA GTAATGGGGACAAATGGATATGCAGCTCCAGATTACATAAAGACAGGTCATCTCACAGCAAAAAGCGATGTATGGAGCCTCGGTGTTGTACTTTATGAGATTCTGACAGGAAGACGATCATTGGAGAGACATCGGTCGAGACCGGAGCAGAAACTTGTGGAATGGGTTAAACATTTCAATCCTGACAGCAACAGGTTTAGTTTGATAATAGATCCACGGCTTGAAAACCAGTATCCTATCAATGCAGCTAGAAAAGTAGCTAAGTTAGCAGATACTTGCCTGGCAAAGAATGCAAAGGATAGGCCCTCCATGGCTGAGGTAGTGAACAGATTGAAGCTGATCATCAAAGCTGAGGATGACAACGAACCTTACGCGAAAAGTCCTGATTCTGTCAATGACGAATCCGACATGGAAAGAGAGCCAGAGAAAATGGAAGCACCGATGTCGTGGAGAAGGCGAATGAGCCACCTGCAGAAACTGGGAGAGCATGTGGAGGGTGCAAGTAGAAGAAGATTTATGATAATGCAAAGAGCAAAAGTGCCTTAA
- the LOC111790718 gene encoding pentatricopeptide repeat-containing protein At1g09900-like gives MFVYVRCLQNSFKVHWSSSLSPFQTLTPKFLNKYSSSSSSDSSTCAFDYIAQFLPSNDGTLKLVSVSSVTTNDRRRITVGLSKAIKLYQGYALKELSRNFCPFFLVKIMKLFECRETAFAFFKLAFNDDCEETVRSCCVVAHLLAAERIFLLAQDIVSWIFARIGPRRSKDLAAFMWEGHCEYESDLSVLNTLMRAFMKSEMHYEALEILSKMREVGVMPNASAISILFRLLLRAGDYGAVWKLFGDVVRKGPRPNNYMFNVMILEFCRKGWSVIGEGLLHVMRKFRCEPDVYSYNIVINATCLRGQSSDALHWVNMMIENGCKPSIATFSIVIDAFCKEGNVELARKIFDEIEDMGLFHNTIVYNSMISGYVKARDIGQANLLFEEMRTKDIVPDGITFNILVAGHYKYGREEDGDRLLRDLSVSGLLHDSSVCDVTVAGLCWAGRYDEAMKFLEDLLEKGIPPSVVAFNSIIAAYGSAGLEERAFYAYGTMTKFGLSPSSSTCSSLLISLVRKGRLDDARIILYDMIEKGYPVKNMAFTGLFDGYFRIGDVNTAESLWNEMKGKRVFPDAVAFAAFINGLCMSGLMEDAYDVFSDMLRKGFVPNNFVYNSLIGGFCRVGKLNEALKLEREMKKRGLLPDIFTTNMIIGGLCKQGRMKLAIETFMDMYRIGLSPDIVTYNTLIDGYCKAFDMGGADDLVMKMSDCGWEPDIMTYNIRIHGFCTARKVNRAVQILEELISAGVVPNTVTYNTMINAVCNVLLDHAMILTAKLLKMAFVPNTVTANVLLSQFCKQGMPEKAIFWGQKLSEICVDFDETTHKIMNRAYHIIQEGGEHINASYEKSVFMDFLMYITYDYFCRTKPSQEKDESLTFKTSFSQFNRLIEV, from the coding sequence ATGTTTGTCTATGTGCGTTGTCTACAGAACTCTTTTAAGGTACACTGGTCTTCTTCTCTGAGTCCATTTCAAACCCTAACTCCCAAGTTCTTGAACAAGTACAgttcgtcgtcttcttctgATTCGAGCACTTGTGCTTTTGATTATATTGCTCAATTTTTGCCTTCCAACGATGGTACTTTGAAATTGGTTTCTGTGAGTTCCGTCACTACGAATGACCGACGTAGAATCACTGTTGGGTTATCCAAAGCGATTAAGTTGTACCAGGGATACGCATTGAAGGAATTATCGAGAAATTTCTGCCCCTTTTTCTTGGTTAAGATTATGAAACTGTTTGAATGTCGGGAAACTGCGTTTGCGTTCTTCAAGCTAGCGTTTAATGACGATTGTGAAGAGACTGTAAGGTCTTGTTGTGTAGTGGCACATCTCTTAGCTGCAGAACGAATTTTTTTGCTCGCGCAAGATATTGTTTCGTGGATTTTTGCAAGAATTGGTCCACGAAGGAGCAAGGATTTGGCGGCATTTATGTGGGAAGGTCACTGTGAGTATGAATCTGACCTTTCAGTTTTGAACACTCTAATGCGGGCGTTTATGAAGTCGGAAATGCATTATGAGGCGTTAGAAATATTGAGTAAGATGCGGGAGGTGGGAGTGATGCCAAATGCATCCGCCATTTCCATTCTTTTTAGATTGCTGCTTAGAGCTGGTGATTATGGTGCTGTATGGAAGTTATTTGGGGACGTGGTTCGGAAGGGACCTCGCCCTAATAACTATATGTTTAACGTAATGATTCTTGAGTTTTGTAGAAAAGGTTGGAGTGTGATTGGAGAAGGTCTATTGCATGTAATGAGAAAATTTAGATGTGAACCAGATGTTTATTCGTATAATATTGTGATAAATGCAACCTGCTTAAGAGGGCAGTCATCAGATGCACTTCATTGGGTGAATATGATGATTGAAAACGGCTGTAAACCCAGTATTGCTACATTCAGTATCGTCATTGATGCCTTCTGCAAGGAGGGAAACGTGGAGTTAGCTAGGAAAATCtttgatgaaattgaagacATGGGCCTTTTTCATAATACTATAGTCTATAATAGCATGATAAGTGGGTATGTCAAGGCAAGAGACATTGGTCAAGCAAACTTGCTCTTTGAAGAAATGAGGACCAAGGATATAGTTCCAGATGGCATTACCTTTAATATATTGGTTGCTGGTCATTATAAATATGGACGGGAGGAGGATGGGGATCGATTATTAAGGGATTTATCGGTGTCTGGGTTGCTTCATGATTCTTCCGTATGTGATGTAACGGTCGCAGGATTGTGCTGGGCAGGTAGATATGATGAAGCCATGAAGTTTCTAGAGGATTTACTTGAGAAGGGAATTCCTCCAAGTGTAGTAGCTTTTAATTCCATTATTGCAGCATACGGCAGTGCAGGTTTAGAAGAGAGAGCATTTTATGCTTATGGTACAATGACGAAATTTGGTTTAAGCCCTTCATCTTCCACATGTAGTTCCTTGCTTATCAGCTTAGTTAGGAAGGGGAGACTTGATGATGCAAGGATAATTTTGTACGACATGATAGAAAAAGGATACCCTGTCAAGAACATGGCTTTTACAGGTCTTTTCGACGGGTACTTCAGAATAGGAGATGTTAATACAGCTGAAAGTCTGTGGAATGAGATGAAGGGTAAGAGGGTGTTTCCCGATGCTGTTGCATTTGCAGCTTTCATTAACGGGCTCTGTATGTCGGGTTTGATGGAGGACGCTTATGATGTGTTCTCTGATATGTTGAGAAAGGGTTTTGTACcgaataattttgtttacaaTTCCTTGATTGGTGGATTCTGTAGAGTGGGAAAACTAAATGAAGCCCTgaaattggagagagaaatgaagaaaagaggCCTTCTTCCTGATATTTTTACGACGAATATGATCATTGGTGGGTTATGCAAACAAGGTAGGATGAAGTTAGCAATTGAGACGTTCATGGACATGTATAGGATCGGTTTATCTCCTGATATTGTTACTTACAACACATTGATTGATGGTTACTGTAAAGCATTTGATATGGGTGGTGCAGATGATTTAGTGATGAAAATGTCGGATTGTGGGTGGGAACCTGATATCATGACTTATAATATACGAATTCATGGTTTCTGCACAGCCCGAAAAGTTAATCGGGCTGTACAGATACTAGAGGAACTTATTTCAGCTGGAGTAGTTCCGAATACTGTAACATACAATACCATGATTAATGCTGTCTGTAATGTCCTCCTGGATCATGCTATGATTTTAACTGCGAAATTGCTTAAGATGGCGTTTGTTCCAAACACTGTCACAGCAAACGTATTACTGTCTCAATTTTGTAAGCAAGGGATGCCTGAGAAAGCCATATTTTGGGGTCAGAAGTTGAGTGAGATTTGTGTTGATTTCGATGAAACGACACATAAAATAATGAACAGGGCCTACCATATTATTCAAGAAGGTGGCGAGCATATAAATGCATCATATGAGAAAAGCGTCTTCATGGATTTTCTCATGTATATTACTTATGATTACTTCTGTAGAACTAAACCCTCACAAGAGAAAGATGAGAGcttaacttttaaaactaGTTTCAGTCAGTTCAATAGGTTGATTGAGGTATAA
- the LOC111789921 gene encoding uncharacterized protein LOC111789921, with the protein MRTVPLFYAGCADFLLHEPHFLEACSLCRKPLGRNSDIFMYRGNTPFCSKECRQEQIEIDEAKEKSWRRSSSSSSSSSNTRSHRKQEAGEKAVRSGTVAVA; encoded by the exons ATGAGAACTGTGCCGCTGTTCTACGCCGGCTGCGCCGATTTCCTTCTCCACGAACCTCACTTCCTCGAGGCCTGTTCCCTTTGCCGGAAACCGCTCGGACGTAACTCCGATATCTTCATGTACAG AGGAAACACTCCGTTTTGTAGCAAAGAGTGCCGGCAAGAACAGATTGAAATCGACGAGGCGAAGGAGAAAAGTTGGAGgcgctcttcttcttcatcatcttcctcttcGAACACTCGTAGTCACAGAAAACAAGAAGCTGGCGAGAAAGCTGTACGGTCCGGCACCGTCGCGGTGGCCTGA
- the LOC111791554 gene encoding ATP synthase subunit delta', mitochondrial-like — MFRRASSLLARSHFSARTRSFSADLPAASSTDDAFVAAWKKMIPNIDPPKTPLSFMSPRPATPSSIPSKLTVNFVLPYASELSAKEVDMVIIPATTGQMGVLPGHVATIAELKPGVLSVHEGNDTKKYFVSSGFAFIHGNSYADIIAVEAVPVEQIDASQVQKGLADFTQKLNSASTDLEKAEAQIGIDVHSALNAAITG; from the exons ATGTTCCGACGTGCTTCCAGCCTTTTGGCCCGTTCTCATTTCTCTGCAAGGACTAGATCCTTCTCTGCCGATCTGCCGGCGGCCTCTTCCACCGACGATGCTTTTGTCGCCGCCTGGAAGAAGATGATCCCTAATATTGATCCTCCTAAAACTCCTCTCTCTTTCATGTCTCCTCGACCTGCTACGCCTTCTTCTATCCCTAGTAAGCTCACCGTCAATTTCGTGCTTCCCTATGCCTCCGAGCTCTCGGCCAAAGAG GTTGACATGGTCATCATTCCAGCAACAACTGGGCAAATGGGTGTTCTTCCTGGTCATGTTGCTACAATAGCAGAGTTGAAGCCAGGGGTTCTATCAGTGCATGAAGGGAACGACACAAAAAAGTACTTCGTCAGCAGTGGTTTCGCATTCATCCATGGAAACTCATACGCTGACATAATCGCTGTCGAAGCTGTACCCGTAGAGCAAATCGACGCCAGCCAAGTACAGAAGGGTCTTGCTGATTTCACCCAGAAGTTAAATTCTGCCTCAACAGACTTGGAGAAAGCCGAAGCCCAAATCGGCATTGACGTGCACAGCGCCTTGAACGCTGCCATTACAGGATAG
- the LOC111789859 gene encoding E3 ubiquitin-protein ligase ATL4-like → MASPPPPLPDAFGGSIIDYVSSSPPLPAATVVSHSSSLKNLSPSILIILTVLALTAFASVILCLVLRYLNRRCLLRLSAVPGSSSTSSSSSVSRRHIIPVEQSAVRCTNSFSPIDSLPLFSFSSVTRRSSTAVADCAVCLSKFEAEDQLRLLPLCCHAFHAQCVDTWLQSNQSCPLCRSAIFASESDVMKASMASYAAEGRGGDSFRLEIGSISRRQIPSESGEGRRSYSIGSFEYFVEEDSEVNFTHAHRRSVSDKEDIEAPVSAVSTEQSLAAEVGSGRNWLKDYVDRLSNSVSSRALSFRGSGRFFTGSSRRSEVTVVGDWEQENSRVGEEISELFRWFSGV, encoded by the coding sequence ATGGCTTCTCCACCGCCGCCTTTGCCGGACGCCTTTGGAGGCTCCATCATTGACTACGTTTCATCCTCTCCTCCTCTCCCTGCGGCGACGGTCGTGAGtcactcttcttctttgaagaATCTGAGTCCGAGCATCTTAATCATTCTTACGGTTCTTGCTTTGACTGCTTTTGCTTCGGTGATTCTTTGCCTCGTTCTTCGATACCTTAACCGGCGATGTCTTCTCCGCCTCTCTGCCGTGCCTGGATCGTCGTCGACGTCTTCGTCGTCGTCTGTTTCTAGGCGCCACATCATTCCAGTTGAGCAAAGTGCTGTTCGATGTACCAATTCATTCTCTCCGATCGACTCGCTTCCTCTGTTCTCTTTCTCCTCCGTCACGCGCCGTTCTTCAACTGCCGTAGCCGATTGCGCCGTTTGTTTGTCGAAATTTGAGGCAGAGGATCagcttcgtcttcttcctctctgtTGCCATGCCTTTCACGCGCAATGCGTCGATACCTGGCTTCAATCGAACCAGAGTTGTCCTCTTTGCCGCTCCGCCATTTTCGCCTCCGAATCCGACGTAATGAAGGCATCTATGGCATCCTACGCCGCCGAAGGTCGCGGCGGAGACAGTTTCAGGCTCGAGATTGGCAGTATTAGCCGCAGACAGATCCCTTCCGAGTCCGGCGAAGGGAGGAGGTCATATTCGATAGGATCGTTCGAGTATTTCGTGGAAGAAGATTCTGAAGTAAACTTCACTCATGCGCACCGGAGAAGCGTCTCCGATAAGGAAGACATCGAAGCTCCCGTATCGGCAGTGTCTACAGAGCAAAGCCTAGCAGCGGAAGTCGGCTCGGGAAGAAATTGGCTGAAGGACTACGTCGACAGGCTCTCCAATTCCGTCTCTTCACGAGCACTGTCATTCCGAGGCTCCGGCAGGTTCTTCACTGGAAGTAGCCGTCGGAGTGAGGTAACCGTCGTGGGAGATTGGGAACAGGAGAACAGTCGCGTCGGAGAAGAAATAAGCGAGCTATTCCGATGGTTTTCAGGGGTATGA
- the LOC111791368 gene encoding putative invertase inhibitor — translation MSCNYTHRFIALASSLFVALYLNSTVANDVVARTCEISAAKDPNVHLDFCLRSLAAAPASDMADLYELGAISIELIGRNATSTRRYIERLLKKNKKKKNPSLDSYVRPRLSDCRELYSDVKATVRDAAADYASKRYEEVNVKLSSVMDAVTTCEDGFKEMDGGVSPLTKRNDDAFELTAIALCILNMRP, via the coding sequence atgagtTGTAACTATACGCACCGTTTCATCGCGCTCGCATCTTCCTTATTTGTCGCCTTGTATCTCAACTCCACTGTGGCAAACGACGTCGTTGCACGAACCTGTGAGATCTCCGCCGCGAAAGATCCAAACGTCCATCTCGACTTCTGTCTCCGATCTCTCGCAGCCGCTCCCGCGAGCGACATGGCGGACCTGTACGAACTCGGCGCGATCTCGATCGAGTTGATCGGAAGGAACGCGACCAGTACGCGGCGGTACATCGAGCGCTTActgaagaagaataagaagaagaagaatccgTCGCTGGATTCTTACGTGAGGCCGCGGCTGAGCGATTGTAGAGAGCTCTACTCCGACGTTAAAGCAACGGTGCGCGATGCGGCGGCGGACTACGCATCGAAGCGCTATGAAGAGGTGAACGTGAAGTTGAGTTCGGTTATGGATGCGGTTACGACTTGTGAGGACGGCTTCAAGGAAATGGACGGCGGAGTTTCGCCATTGACGAAGCGGAATGACGATGCGTTCGAGTTAACCGCCATTGCGCTCTGTATTCTCAACATGCGTCCTTGA
- the LOC111789873 gene encoding acyl carrier protein 1, mitochondrial-like, whose amino-acid sequence MALRAAVLRHVRVPVQFLALPRRGSQPPSCASGSLRLFSSHDDHITKEEVIERVLSVIKCHPKVDPSKVSPDVHFQKDLGLDSLDTVEIVMGLEEEFKLEIPDKEADKIDSCDLAIEYVYNHPMSS is encoded by the exons ATGGCGCTGAGGGCAGCCGTTCTTCGCCACGTTCGAGTTCCAGTCCAATTCTTAGCCCTACCTCGCCGGGGAAGCCAGCCTCCGTCGTGTGCCAGTGGATCGCTCCGGCTATTTTCATCGCATGATGATCACATAACCAAGGAGGAGGTCATTGAGAGAGTTCTCTCGGTTATCAAGTGCCATCCGAAAGTCGATCCGTCCAAG GTGAGTCCTGATGTTCATTTCCAAAAAGATTTGGGTTTAGACAGCTTGGACACTGTGGAGATTGTAATGGGTCTGGAAGAGGAGTTCAAGCTAGAGATACCAGACAAGGAGGCTGATAAAATAGATTCCTGTGATCTCGCAATCGAGTACGTTTACAACCATCCAATGTCTAGTTGA
- the LOC111790307 gene encoding uncharacterized protein LOC111790307 translates to MRCRKHHSDFSSSIGVCASCLRERIFSVIADQEQAENQSELGSGGIHEADVPLPPPLVSDDQKPDEDLWSNLDREGNRRPRHQRFYSTPQIGPNYRTNNSANTTFVSIGSFDRKQRSTKLSLWSKLFRSRSEKFEKNHRESHGPDSSSSSSSWFSTIFHGRRIKQQSSLSTVDESIAGVERRRCQGIERGMLPVTVPDSDEEYEGLDRSPVSQMFQQSPMAAPGSAKRGRLKHKQNVSAFAFCLSPLVRASPNRIWNQKVAAPEASFSGNLRVPAKPHLCANRSRKIADFGRVNHNR, encoded by the coding sequence ATGAGGTGCAGGAAGCACCACTCCGACTTCAGCAGCAGCATCGGAGTCTGTGCTTCCTGTTTACGGGAACGAATTTTTTCCGTCATCGCCGATCAGGAACAGGCGGAGAACCAATCGGAACTCGGTTCCGGCGGTATTCACGAGGCGGATGTTCCTCTTCCGCCGCCGCTCGTTTCTGATGATCAGAAACCGGATGAAGATTTGTGGAGTAATCTTGATCGTGAAGGTAATCGCCGCCCTCGCCATCAGCGATTTTATAGTACTCCGCAAATTGGACCAAATTATAGAACGAACAACAGTGCGAATACTACGTTCGTCAGTATAGGTTCTTTCGATCGGAAGCAGAGGAGTACCAAATTATCGCTCTGGTCCAAGCTTTTTAGGTCTAGATCCGAGAAATTCGAGAAGAATCATCGAGAATCGCACGGTCCGGAttcgtcttcttcatcgtCGTCGTGGTTCTCGACGATCTTCCATGGCCGTCGGATTAAGCAGCAATCGAGTCTTTCGACAGTCGATGAATCGATCGCCGGTGTTGAACGGAGGCGTTGCCAGGGAATCGAACGCGGAATGTTGCCGGTGACGGTACCTGACTCCGATGAAGAATATGAAGGCCTCGATCGTTCTCCAGTATCTCAAATGTTTCAACAGTCTCCAATGGCGGCTCCTGGATCGGCGAAACGCGGGAGATTAAAGCACAAACAGAACGTTTCGGCATTCGCATTTTGTTTGAGTCCACTCGTACGAGCAAGTCCGAACCGGATTTGGAACCAGAAGGTAGCCGCTCCGGAAGCTTCCTTCTCCGGTAACCTCAGGGTTCCGGCGAAGCCTCATCTCTGTGCGAACCGGTCGAGAAAGATAGCGGACTTCGGAAGAGTCAATCACAACCGTTGA